In a single window of the Diospyros lotus cultivar Yz01 chromosome 10, ASM1463336v1, whole genome shotgun sequence genome:
- the LOC127812301 gene encoding uncharacterized protein LOC127812301 — protein sequence MDGGGQEREGNGSFHLQIDEFGTAGSTIFEPQLGVEKMDSSNANSVSPPKPPAHAPEKKLTLFALRLAVLEKAATGLGTLGFIWATVVLLGGFAITLDKTDFWFITIILLIEGTRIFSRSQELEWQHQATWSIADLGISSFRAIRSSSHFIVKTMKAVFSPIDAIRKESRQRRDVNESTNLAGPRTWEKQKMPTRIWVTADVPLFPYALSRNISKLLYWLQLASATACAVLSLMKLIKHNYGEVEKGDSDKRNRKSALNIFYALALAEALLFLSERAFWEWKVTFCKLLDEVNKECELGPSGMVSIRRFFYDAYSRCVNGSIFDGLRMDMVSFAMELLASNSPEEQRIGVRILRKFAVSERSSDETLKNIGTALTVIERLVEMLNWKDSREEEIRQSAAEILSKLAGKKQNSLRVAGIPGAMESISSLLQDHRTAHGVADEVSDKRNIQDHEHYSFWTFNHLGLLILKKLARDQDNCGKIGNMRGLLPKIIDFTQAGESVLKNETVALSQILTVKRSLQVLKMLAITTGSTGKNLRKEISEVVFTISYIRDILSYGEDHPVLQQLGIEILTSLALEADATERIGGTGGVLKELFNIFFKEGVLENHNHVRIAAGEALAMLALESKSNCQRILKLKVIERLVVGLDVPLLRINAARILTNLCTYTKADYFMQIRGITAATPTVLRAIMYEENKLQEVMVGLAAHVFKLMTREELTIMFERAGIQEAQLATALVEILKKYRCPPIKTPRIRRFVIQLAICMMTENETNVQNFKDQGMEKELEGVTETTSELENFAVFSGTVGLSRHSTTIHSLVESAMKLLQGK from the exons ATGGATGGTGGTGGGCAAGAGAGAGAGGGCAACGGGAGTTTTCATTTGCAGATTGATGAGTTTGGCACTGCAGGCTCAACAATTTTTGAACCACAATTGGGTGTTGAGAAGATGGATAGTAGTAATGCCAATTCTGTTTCTCCGCCAAAGCCGCCGGCGCACGCGCCGGAGAAGAAGCTGACGCTCTTTGCTCTAAGGCTAGCGGTGTTGGAGAAAGCAGCAACGGGGCTGGGAACTCTGGGTTTCATCTGGGCAACTGTGGTTCTACTTGGTGGTTTTGCTATAACCTTGGACAAAACAGACTTCTGGTTCATCACCATTATTCTGCTGATTGAGGGGACTCGGATATTCAGCAGAAGCCAAGAACTTGAGTGGCAGCATCAAGCTACGTGGTCAATTGCTGATCTTGGGATCAGTAGTTTCCGGGCAATAAGATCTAGCTCACATTTCATTGTTAAAACTATGAAGGCAGTATTCAGTCCAATTGATGCCATACGAAAGGAAAGCCGGCAACGCAGAGACGTTAATGAGAGCACTAACCTGGCAGGCCCTAGAACCTGGGAGAAGCAGAAGATGCCAACTCGAATATGGGTTACTGCAGATGTTCCTCTGTTTCCATATGCCCTCTCGAGGAATATCAGCAAGCTTCTCTACTGGCTCCAGCTTGCATCTGCAACAGCCTGCGCTGTCTTATCATTAATGAAGCTCATCAAACATAACTATGGTGAAGTAGAGAAAGGGGATTCCGACAAGAGGAACCGCAAGTCTGCCCTGAATATCTTTTACGCGTTGGCCTTGGCAGAAGCATTGTTGTTCCTGTCGGAGAGAGCCTTCTGGGAATGGAAGGTCACCTTCTGTAAATTGCTGGATGAGGTGAATAAGGAGTGTGAACTGGGGCCTTCGGGTATGGTTTCTATTAGAAGGTTCTTCTATGATGCCTATTCAAGGTGTGTGAATGGAAGCATCTTTGATGGTCTAAGGATGGATATGGTTTCATTTGCCATGGAACTCTTGGCTTCGAATTCTCCTGAGGAACAGCGGATTGGAGTTAGGATTTTACGGAAGTTCGCAGTGAGTGAGCGGTCCTCTGATGAAACCCTTAAAAACATTGGAACAGCATTAACGGTGATTGAAAGGTTGGTTGAAATGTTGAATTGGAAAGATTCTCGGGAAGAAGAAATCAGGCAATCAGCAGCAGAAATATTGTCGAAACTAGCTGGTAAAAAGCAGAATTCTCTAAGGGTTGCTGGAATACCTGGTGCAATGGAATCAATATCATCACTGCTCCAAGACCACAGGACAGCTCATGGCGTAGCTGATGAAGTCTCCGATAAGAGAAACATCCAGGATCATGAACATTATAGTTTCTGGACATTCAACCATTTGGGGCTTCTTATATTAAAGAAACTTGCTCGCGACCAGGATAACTGTGGGAAGATAGGGAACATGAGAGGACTCCTACcaaaaataatagattttacACAAGCAGGAGAGAGTGTACTGAAGAATGAAACAGTTGCACTATCTCAAATCTTGACTGTAAAACGGTCTCTACAAGTTCTAAAGATGCTAGCTATCACAACAGGCTCCACAGGTAAGAATCTCCGCAAAGAGATATCTGAGGTGGTTTTCACAATCAGCTACATCAGAGATATACTAAGCTATGGTGAGGACCACCCAGTACTACAACAACTCGGCATAGAAATTTTAACCAGCCTGGCTCTGGAAGCAGATGCAACAGAGAGGATTGGAGGCACAGGTGGGGTTCTCAAAGAATTGttcaacattttctttaaaGAGGGAGTGCTTGAGAATCACAATCATGTAAGAATTGCAGCCGGAGAAGCACTGGCAATGCTGGCATTAGAAAGCAAAAGTAACTGTCAAAGAATTCTGAAGTTGAAGGTAATTGAGAGGCTGGTTGTTGGATTAGACGTGCCATTACTTCGCATAAATGCAGCAAGAATCTTAACGAACTTGTGCACCTACACCAAAGCAGACTATTTCATGCAGATCAGGGGGATCACTGCTGCAACACCCACT GTTCTTAGAGCAATTATGTATGAGGAAAACAAATTGCAAGAAGTGATGGTTGGACTAGCGGCACATGTTTTCAAACTTATGACTAGGGAAGAATTGACCATCATGTTTGAGAGAGCTGGAATTCAAGAGGCTCAATTAGCAACTGCACTAGTCgagattttgaagaaatatCGGTGTCCACCAATTAAGACTCCAAGGATAAGGAGGTTTGTCATACAGTTGGCAATTTGTATGAtgacagaaaatgaaaccaatgTCCAAAATTTCAAGGATCAGGGAATGGAGAAGGAGCTGGAGGGTGTCACAGAGACCACATCAGAGCTGGAAAACTTTGCTGTTTTCTCTGGTACTGTTGGCTTGAGCCGGCACAGCACAACAATTCACTCGCTAGTTGAAAGTGCAATGAAGTTACTGCAAGGCAAGTAA